The genomic DNA TTGGAAGCGATGCGCGAGCTCGAGCTCGACGCCAGGTTCTACCAGGCGTCCTCCTCGGAGCTGTACGGCAAGGTCGTCGAGACCCCGCAGAAGGAGACCACCCCCTTCTACCCCCGCAGCCCCTACGCGGCCGCCAAGGCGTACGCGTTCTGGGTCACCAAGAACTACCGCGAGTCGTACGGCATGTTCGCCGTCAACGGCATCCTGTTCAACCACGAGTCCCCCCGCCGCGGCGAGACCTTCGTCACCCGCAAGATCACCCGCGCGGTCGGCGCCATCGTCCGCGGCGAGCAGGACTGCCTGTACCTCGGCAACCTCGACGCCAAGCGCGACTGGGGCTTCGCCGGCGACTACGTCGAGGGCATGTGGCGGATGCTGCAGACCGACACGCCCGACGACTACGTCCTCTCCACCAACGAGACCCACTCCGTCCGCGAGTTCTGCGAGATCGCCTTCACCCACGCCGACCTGCCGCTCACCTGGGAGGGTCAGGGCGACGCCGAAAAAGGCCTCGGCCCCGACGGCCGCACGCTGATCCAGGTCGACCCCCGCTACTACCGCCCCGCCGAGGTCGACCTGCTGCTCGGCGACTCCACCCGCGCCCGCACCGAGCTCGGCTGGGAGCCGAAGGTCAGCTTTACGGAGCTGGTGCACATGATGGTGGAAGCGGACCTGAAGAAGTAGTGATCAATCTTCTGTGCGGTATCGCCGGACTGCACGGCTGTTGAGATTCATCGCGATGCTTAGAAACGCAGTCGAACCAGGGCACGAGTCGTGATATTGCTGTCAATCAATCGTGCGGGATTCTCCTGAAACTCATCCAAATGCCCACAAAGTCCCCCCATAGCCCGAGAGAACGGCAACGCGATTGAGGCACGTGGTAGGTGCTCAAGTCAAACCGAACGGAGGCTATAGCCAAAGCAAGAGCATAGCCATCGTAAGCTGGCACTTTCCCGTACGGTCAGAGACCTTTGTTCTCGACCATGCATTAGGAATGGCGAAACGCGGATGGAACGTCCATTCGGTTAGCCAAGGTCCTGGTTCAGGGTTTTCCGAAGCTGAGCTAGGCTCTATTGCTGAAGCAGGAGTTTCATTACACCATCTAGGGGAATACCCGCAAAAGCAGTATTCCAAGGCTCTTATGATCGCGTCACAACCGCGATCCATCGTGCAAAAGTTCCGCATGGAGCGTCGCAAGACTTCATGGACGCTCTTCGAGTTGGCCGCTGCGACTCGTACGATGAAATATCTTGAGTCTCTTAATCCACAAGTTGTTCATTGCCACTTCGGTGCAGTAGCCGGTCCGCTAGTTTCAGCTGGGCTTTCCGCAGAGAACTTGCTTGTAACTTGGCACGGCTACGACTCAGACGTGATACCCCATAAACGCGGAACGGGGATCTATCAGAAGCTCTTTGCTTCGCCTGCAACCCACACAGCTAACTCTCGCTTCTTATCCAACCGACTCGCCCAGCTTGGCGCTGACCGCTACTCGATTGTGCGAGTCCCAATGGGCGTCGACCTCGATCGCTTCTCAATTCGTTCTGGCCCGCCGCTAGACGCCAATCCCCTGAGAATCCTCTCGGTCGGAAGGCTAGCTGAAATGAAGGGGCACAGATTTCTGATCGAGGCTATCTGCGATCTTCTCGATATTGGAGTCCCATTGCGGCTGGATATCGTGGGTGATGGCCCATTGGCAGCCGAACTTGAGTGTTTAATTCAAGCGAGAGGGCATGGAGATTCCGTCGCGCTGCTGGGCTCGCAGCCACACGATCGTGTCCGGAGCGAAATGTCTAAATGCCATCTGTTCGCGCTAACGGGAGTGTGCGAACCCACCGGTCAAGTCGAAACACAGGGAGTGGTATTCGTCGAAGCCCAGGCTACGGGTCGCCCCGTCGTAGCGTCTAACGTTGGAGGGGTGAAAGAGGTAGTAGAAGATGGCAGAACGGGTATCCTCTGCGAACCGGGCAATATCGATAGCATCAAGAACGCGCTCTGCTACTTCCACGAAAACCGAGCGGCGTTGGAACGATTTGGTAGTAGCGGCCGCAAGCATGTCGAAGAATCGTTATCGATTAATCAGATGCTAGAGTCATTCGATGCGCTATACATGGACCGCTTACGTCACAGGCACTCCCCCAACAACTACCGAAAGCACGTTCTGTGAAGAAGCTCTTCTGGTGGGCGATTACGTCCTCGCATAGGCATCGGATCCGCGGCACCGCTAGGGCGATGCGGCTAATCAAATCCTACATCGCTGCTGAACCACTCGTACAGTTTACGACTCCACACCAACTAAAACTCAACTTGACTCCGAGGCACTACATCGACTCCGAAGTGCTACGACATGGCGACTATGAGTTTGAGGTTACGGAGGCTCTTGTGGGCAGGCTGGGCGACCGAGATGTCTTCTGGGATGTCGGCGCGAACATTGGACTCCACTCGTTATACATAGCCATCCAGATGCCGAAGGTACGTGTTGTCGCATTCGACCCGAACACTGACATCGTTAGCCGCCTTCGAGACAATGCGCATCTGAACAATGTCGCGATAGAAATCGTTCAGTCCGGCTTGTGGCATAGCCACGGCTTGCTTCGACTAAATGATCCGAATCCAGTCAACCCAGGAATGACGGGGCTAGAGTCGAATGCAGATTCGACTACTCGCACACAGGTGCTGGTACCGGTACTGGGAGGTGACGACTGCATAGCTCACCTTGGAGTACCGTCACCCACGGTCATCAAGATCGACGCTGAAGGCGCAGAGACGTCGGTTCTGAGCGGACTCCGCAACGCGATTGATTCCGGTAGCGTACACACAGTTGTGTTCGAACAACGCGAAGACGCGGACGAAGGTCCTCGAGAAACCTTGAGGTCCTTCGGATTTCAGATAGCCCCAATAGCGTCTGAGAAGGGTGCGAGTCACTGCAACTACATTGCAACTCGCGAGAGTAATGGCACCGACATTGCTCCCAGCATATAGAGTGGCTGCGTCAATAAATGCAATATTGCGCATCGCCACGACACCAAGATCTGACGGGCGTTCAATAGCAAGAATTGACGCCGACCAGCCCGTAAACGAAATGCCATTTGCCACCCGGACACAGGCCTGCCCCAATGGACATGCTACCCGTCGCGCAGCTATACTAATCTCACCTCAGCCTGTTGACGACTTTCCGCCCGTAGTTGCGCACGCGACTGTACTCGCCAATGTCGGTGTCGATGTCACCCTCCTCACTTCTCCGCGCAAGGGAGCACCGAGCGTCAGGTTCGAACACCCAGGCGTGACGGTAGAAAGCTTCGCCACTCAAAGCAGCAGCAGATCCCGACGCGCTGTCGCTATGACGCTGATGGCGATGCGAGTCAGCCAACTTAGGCTGCTAGGCAAGTCGCAACTGCCGATCGAAGTTGCCTACGAGCCAATAGGCATTCGGGTCAGTCGACTTGCGTTTGGCCGGCCCAAGGCAACCATCTACCACTTTCACGAGATCCTCTTTGGCAATGGTCGTCGGCATGAGCGTCAAGCGATCGCCGCGCTTCGCCACGCGGACTTAGTGACCGTTGCGGATTCGGGCCGAGCGGATCTAATGCTGGCGGTTGAGCCATGCATTGCAGCGCTGAAGACAATTCGGAATCTGCCGCTTGCTTCCGCAGCACTGCGTTCTCCCCCGATACGCACGGAGGAATTCAGTGCTGTCTACTTCGGGTCGCGTAGCCATGCGCAGAATCTTGATCGGATCGTAAGCTCCATGGACCGGTGGCCGGCCAAAGTACGACTACACCTCTACGGTCGGAAAAACCCGACCTTCGACGAAGAGCTCCGGCGTATCGCTGCCGAGCGTGGCGTGCTAGACAGACTAGTGTTCGAAGGTTGGGTCCACATGCAAGACCTGATTCGCACGGTCGCGCGACACCATTTAGGGTTCGCTATGCTTCGTCCCCTGAATGACAACTGGAAGTTTAGCGCTGGGGCCTCAAACAAGAAGTACCAACTCATGGCTGCTGGAGTCCCCCAGATCGCGGACAACGGGCGTGGCACTCCGGAGGTTGTCCACAACCGGGGCGTCGGCACTTGCGTTTCGCCCGATGACGAAGATGCCATAGCTGCGGCGGTGCATGCCTACTTCAACTCACCCATCAAGGTAGAGACGGAGGGACGATCTGGCCGGGAACTGATAATGACTGAACTGAATCAAGAATGTGAATTCTCCAGTGTGCTGAGTTTTTTTGAAATTCACGGTAGTTGATGATTAACTTCGTAACCGATCAGTCGATCAGCATCACTTCCGGGGGTTGGAGTGGAATCAGCGCAAATATCTACAGCCAGCTGCAGAGATTCTATCCGGTGCGTTATGTAGGCCCTGTTCAGCCAAAAATACCAGCTCTCCAGAAGCTCGCGTCAAAAGCAAGTCGGCTATGTGGCGGGCGTGGCCGATTTGCATTTTATGGAAATACTCGGCTACGTAGAATTTGCAGCCAATGGCAGTCAACTCGCGCACCAGAAGCGAGCTTTGACTTTTTTCACGCAGCGACGCCATGGCTTAAATGCCAATCTCCAATGCCATACGGGGCATATTTAGATGCGACTTTTGGGATGTACATGGAGTTGTACTCGAATGCGGCCCAGTTCTCGCCGCAAGATCTCTCAAGGATTGCTGACCTGGAACGAAGGTGGCTTCGGAAAGCATCAGTCTTGTTCTTCGGTAGCGAGTGGGCCCAGAACATTGCGATCGAGGAGTATGGGCTAGAGAAATCGAAGACACATGTCCTTTGGCTCGGTGGCAACGTAGGCATCCCATCACGAGATCGCTACGCAGCTGGGCAAGACTTCTTATTCATATCCCTTAACTTCGGGAAGAAGGGGGGGGAGATCGCGTCGAGAGCGCTGCAATCCGTACGGAGACGCTACCCCAAGGCTCAACTGCTAGTTGTCGGTGCTCCGCCCCCCCCAGAAATTCTCGCGCTGCCCGGAATCAAGTACTGCGGGATGCTAAGAAAAACGATGCCTAACGAACTCGCTGAGTTCAAGCGCCTTCTCGGAAGTGCTCGCGCACTGGTTCACCCCACTACGATGGACACGATGGGAGCCGTTCTCGTCGAAGCCGGCTATTTCGGATGCCCATCGATCGCCACTAACAGATTTGGCATCCCAGAGTTGGTCCATGACGGGCGAACGGGCATGCTTGTAGACGCTCCCATCGAAGTCGAGCAAGTTGCGTCCCAGATGGAACGTATGCTGGATGACGAGCCGGGCTATTTGTGCATGCGCAAGGCTGTTCGCTCTGACATGACCAGCCGGCTTTCCTGGGATTCGTTTGGTTCGAAGATGGTAGCCGCAATTGCCTCACTGCACCTCCCCGGCTTACCTTCTGACAAGCACGTGCTGGCGGGAGATCCATGAGCGTACCCAAGCTCCTTTACATTGGCCACCTTGAGCCTGGCCAGACGTCGCTGATGCGGATGCGTGCGCTCGAAAGGCACAACATAAACGTACTCGGCGTTAACGCTCGGGAGCTCTTGAATCGACAGAACTGGCTTGAGCGTCGCATATCGTCGTCCCTGGAAGTAGGCCCCGTGATACGGCAGCTGAATCGAGCTGTGTGCGACGCAGCGCAGGAGCTCCGTCCGAGCGTGATATGGTTTGACAAACAGGAGCTCATTCGGCCGAGCACAGCTCGCAGACTGAAGGATTTGGGCGCAACCTTGGTGTACTACACTCCAGATCCCTATTTCGCCCAACCGTGGAAGCAAACCCGCATGATGTCCAGCAGCATGCAGTACTTTGATCTGTTCATCACTCCTAAGAGCTATGAACTCGACGAGTATGCAAAGCTTGGCAAGCAGGTCCTCTACATGCCGCTAGGGTTCTGCGATCAGATTCACACCCCACGCCAGGTGCCAGAAGCTTCGCGGGTAGATGTCGGATTCATTGGCTCGTGGGAGCCGCGGCGCGAACACTTTATGACTCAGATTGTTGAGCAGGGATCGACTGCCCACATCTGGGGCTACGGCTGGGATCATGTTGTAGATGGTCGATGGAGCTTGCGACGCGAAGCTAGGCTTCGGCGTCTAAACAACGGGCGAGCAACAACGATCCAAATCAACGCGCACCTCGCAGACATCATTACTTCGCATGAAATCTACGGAGATACCTACGCCGAGTGCCTGTCGCGATCAAGGATCAGCCTGGGCTTGCTACGAACAACTCTGTATCCAGACCAACACACGACGCGTACTTTCGAAATCCCAGCTTGCGGAAGCATGCTCCTGGCTGAGCGCACCGACGAGCATAAATCGTTCTTTGAAGAGGGTCGAGAAGCCGACTTCTTTTCATCAGACGAGGAGATGATAGACAAAGTGCGATTTTACTCGAATAACCCTGAGGCCCGCGATCGAATCGCCAGAAACGGTCGCGAGCGCTGCCTTAACTCTGGGTATTCCTACTTCGAAAGGCTCAAGCCAGCGCTGAGCCACTTAGGACTTATCTAGCGTGAGCACAGGGGGCCTGTCGGTGGACTTTCTCTACCGCAAGGCATTCGAATCGCAATTCAGCATCGAGTCTTGCTTTGCCCGAGTCCAGGAAGATCTTTCTAGACTAGGGCTAGACAACCAAAGAGTGGTTGCTCCAGCGTACAGCACTGGCTTCCTCAATCGCCTACGGATCCTCCTGCACGCCGCACGGCTTTCAAGGACTAGGGACAGGATTCTACATATTACGGGTGATATCTACTATGCGGCGATTCTTGCTAGGGCCCCCGTTTCTCTCACGATCCACGACCTGGAGTTCATCAATCGCGAACGAGGTTGGAGGCGATTCCTTCTCAAGACGATCTGGATCAATGCACCATGTGCCCGTGCCGACGCAATAACGGTGGTAAGCGAAGAAACCAAGAGATTGCTGCTTCAGACGTGCCCTAAGCTTTGCCCACAAAAGGTGCATGTCATCCCGAATAGTGTCTCAGACAGCTTCAAGCCTTTCCCCAAGCCTGCCCCCAAGGAGACGCTCCGCATTCTTCAGGTTGGCACCAAACCCAACAAGAATATACCCTTGCTGCTCCAAGCGCTGAATGGACTCAATTGCGAGCTCACGATCGTCGGGCCCGTTTCGGAAAAACTTAGGAGGTGCGTTGCCGAGAGTGATATCCCTACCGTTTTCAAGGAGAGCCTCAGCGAAACTGAAATGTTGGAGGTCTACCAAGATTGCGACCTACTCGCTTTCGTGTCGCTCGAGGAAGGGTTCGGCATGCCAATAGTCGAGGCGCAACGCACGCTCCGACCCGTTCTCACATCAAATTGCAGCTCTATGCCAGAAGTAGCGGGTGAAGGAGCTTGCTTGGTGGATCCGCGTGACCCCGCATCGATCCGGGCAGGAATCGAGCGTGTATGGAAGGATGAGACCTATCGTGAGTCACTGATTGCGAAAGGGGCGGCTAACGCAGAACGTTTCTCGCGAGGGCAAATAGCCGATAAGTACCTGCGGCTCTTCCAGGGCCTTGGCTCGCAATGACAAACGCTGCACAAGAGCCGGAGGTTGGCTTCTCCACTTACGGCAAGACTTCGCTGCAGATCGCCCTAGCAGCTACGGCAATATCATTACTGCTAGCCGCCGGCTGGGCATCGCTCGGCTACGGACTCGCCGGAGTGGCCACCTATCGCTTAGTCTTCGCGCAAGACCGGCTCTTTGACCTTCGCTGGACCGCAGTATTAATAGCAACAATTCAGTGCGTTATTACGCCTCACCTAGCATATCGCGGTGCGTATGAACACGATCGGTACGGCATGTACGTGCCCGAGGCAGCCTATATGCCGATTGCTGTCAGTTGCCTCATTGGATTTGCGGTAGGGATTCTGTTCTTCCACACCAAGAAAGAGCGCTGGTCCCAAATCCTCGCGGCCCGTCAGCTGCGACAAGTGCTCCTTCGTCGACCAGATCTACCGATCATTCTGTTTGCCGTTTCTCTGCTCGGATCAACTGCGTCGGCAATCTCGCCTGCCGCTTTAGGGTTTGTAGGCTACCTGTTTGCTAACCTCAAATACACTGCGGTTGTTCTGTTCCTGCTGTCCGGTCGAAGCGATCGACTCGTGTGGACCGGCGCAGTTCTTGGATATGCTTTTCTCGAGTCTGCCGCCTCCAGCTTATTTCACGACATTTTACTCTGGGGGGCTATTGCAGGCGGGCTCCTAGCGTTCCTGCTTCAACCAACCGCGTGGACGAGAGCCGCAATTGCGGTCGCTCTCGTGGTGGCCATCATGGCAATTCAGAGCGCCAAACATGAATACCGTACGCGGGTATGGAAGGGATCTGAGAACGCAAGCCATGGGCTGTATTTCGACATAGCGAGTGAGCGCATGATCGCACTGTGCACGGGCCGCATGCCAATCTCAGAGGTGTTCGGCGGTATGGTTCTACGGCTCAACCAAGGTTGGATTACCAGCCGAATAATACAAGTCGTACCTGCCGCTGAACCTTTCGCTGAAGGTCAAACGATCACCAGAGGCCTACGATCCAGCCTTCTTCCACGGATACTGGCGTCTAACAAGGCCGGAGCCGGTGGCCGGGAAAACTTCGAGAGATTTACACACCTGGACCTCTCCAGAGGCACCTCGATGGGGATAGGCACCCAGGGGGAGGCGTACGCCAACTTCGGAGCGATTGGTGCTCCGATCTACCTTATGGCGTATGGCCTGGCTATCGCCTGGCTCATTTCGTCTTACGCCAAGCTATCCGAACGAATCCCATTAGCAGTTGCGATGCTTCCAAACACCTTCCTATTTGCATTAAAAGCGGAGGGTGATTTCGTTACCGTCTCGAATTTCGTCACAAAGGGATTCCTCTTTCACGCGGCAATTGCGGCCGGACTTGCTTATGCGTTCCGAGGCGGCTCCCACGCTAACAGCCGAAACCTAGACCGTTCGTGAATTGCGCCCACGAACCACCGCAGAATCCAATTCAACCTCGGCGACTCGATGTCGATGTAGCGAGAGGCATTGGCATCTCACTTGTCGTTCTAGGTCACATCGGGACCCCCTACTACCGCGGTATATATTTATTCCACATGCCGCTCTTCTTCTTCCTGAGCGGGCTGACTACTTCCAAGCACAAGTTGGTCGACGGCAAGTCATTCCTGATGAGCAGCCTCGCGCAGACAGTAACGTACTGCGCATACCTTCTGCTGCTTGTCGTCTGGCTGGCAAGCAGGGGCGAACTATCACGGCAGCCGCTGGTAGAGGCCGCAATTCTAGTCTGCGGCGGAGAACTTCTTGTATCTGCTGGGGCCGCGTACTGGTTTCCAACATGCCTTGTTCTCGCAAAAGTCTTGTTCCGCGGCTATCTCCTCGCTGGCACGTCTCGCATGCGACTCGTAGTCTGCCTGGCGACAATCCCAACAAGCATCGTGATTGCGAGTGCTCTACCGGAATTCTGGCTGCCCTGGGCCGCCAATGTAGCTCCGATCGCGTTTGCATTCATCCTCCTCGGGGACACCTCAAGAGGCTGGCTAGACAAGGCGAGTTCGCCGCTCAAGTCCGCAATTGTGCTTACCGGCGCGGGGGCAATCTGGGCTGCACAGGCAGGCTATCTCGAGACGCTTGACATGAAGTATGCATCGTTTGGGCCCGTCGGATCGAGCCTAATCGCCGGGGCAATCGCGGCGCTCTGTGTATTCATCCTCTGCGGTCCTATCGCTCGAACGGCCCTGGCCGGTCCGCTAGCGGCTGTTGGCCGGAGGTCCATGCTCATCATGTACACGCACCAGTTTGTACAGCTTACGATTGCGGCGTATTGGGAAGTGAATCGCCTTGCATTGGCAATGGCGACGGTGCTCGTTTGCTGCCTGATTCACGAGTTGCTTGCGGCAACGCGGATCTCTCGAGCCGTTCTTCTAGCGGATCGCTCCGCGTATCTCACGCCTAGCAAGTGTTGACTCTTACCCACCTATAAGCTCTGAGAGGCACTCTCCTGCCCTACTTCGACGCCAAACGACGAATCTTGATGACCTCTCCGCAGGAGTGGGGGCACATCAAGGTCTCGAAACACCACTACGCTGAAGAGCTTGTGCAAGCTGGCCATAGCGTTCACTTTCTGAATCCGCCATGCGACGAAAAGCTGGCGGGTGGCGTCCGCTGCCGCGTGCTTGCTGATTACGGCCCGGGACGGCTCACCGTGATTGACTGGAATCGACGTACGCCAATCGCGCTTCGGTACAAAGCAATGCCGATATATCGGAGACTCATTCAACACGAAGCGCGGAGGATTCGACAGGAAATTGATTCGTCGCTCGATCTTCTTTGGGCATTCGACCCAAATACATTCCCCGACCTAAGCGTCTTCAAGGCGGCGCACACGCTCTTCATGCCGGTCGATCCGCTTAGCTCGGACCAGCAAGTCCGCTGCGGCCTAAGCGCAGACTTGGTGGTGAGTGTAACCCCTAGCATCCTAGAGCAATTCGACTCTCCCGCCTTCGAAGGGCGAAAGCTACTGGTTGGTCACGGTCTGTGCCGCGAGTTCGAGGCTGAGGCCAGGCGTCCTCCCTCGGCGGCAACTGCCGGCTCCCCGGTGCGAGCCGGGTTTTTCGGCAACCTCGATCGACCCAAAGTTTTTGACTACGGGATGTTTTCTTCCATTGTGGAGAGTCATCCCCAGGTCGAGTTTCACTTCTGGGGCCCCTCGTCGCTGAACGGAGAGTTCCAGAAAACGCTGGCGGATCGGCCGAATGTCTTCCCGCACGGTTGCGTCGACAAGGCAGCGCTAGCAAGTCAAATCCGGCCGATCGACGTCTTCCTGCTGATCTACGGACGAAACGAGCACCTCTTCGACCGCTCGAATGCTCATAAGATCTTGGAGTACCTCTGCACTGGCAAGGTGATCGTGTCGAGCACCATTGAAGCATACGAAGGCCGACTTGACCTACTTAGAGCGCCACGCAGCGGGGATGACACCGAATTGCCGCTTCTGTTCGCACAAACCGTCGAGGAACTGGACTCTGCTAACTCGCTCAAACTCGCCCGCCGCCGGAAGGCGTATGCGTTGGACCACACGTATCGCGCGCAGCTTACGAAGATCGAGGCTGCTCTTGAGAAGATAGCAAGCGATGCGCCCCTTAGCGAAGGGGCCACTCGTTAGACGTATGGCTAATCGCGGTGAGGTAACAACGTCTACTGAGCCAGTGCCCGAAAACTTCTCGGCATGAAACGGAAGAACTGACCCGGCGCTTACGGCTGGCACCCCCGCTACCACGCTTTTCGGACAGTATTCACCGTCTTATATCGGCAGCCACTAAACAATACGTCGTGGAAGGCAAATCCTCAGACCTGGGATCTACCAGCCGCCCCTGGAAACGATCCGATTCCGCTTCGAGTTCTTGCCTTCTTGCTATCGCCCCTGAGGCCCACCTGTGACTTACTCCACTCAGTTCACAACTGCTCCCATCAGGTAACTCCGATTCAAATTCAGCGATACCTCAGTAATAGGTCCGCACGAGTAATCGGTGGGCTAGCGGGCGGGCAAACGCTTGCCATGGCGTTACCAATCGCAGCAGCGCCGGCACTCAGCAGGCTGTACGCGCCCGCAGATTATGGTGCGTTCGGCCTGTACACGAGCATCTCTGCAGTGCTTGCTACGGCCGCGTCCCTGCAGTATCACGAGGCTATCCTTGCCGAACGCAACGATAAGCGCGCGGAACACTTAGTATACGCAAATATAGCTATAAGCTTACCTGTAGCCGCACTTACGGTCGCAGTGGCCGCTTTGCTTTACGTGAGCCTCCCCAGCCATAGCAGTCTAGCTGCGGCGAGAACGTGGATTTGGTTGCTTCCCGCCTCAATGCTCGCCGCTTCTGTAACCAAGTCTGTAGGAGCCCATTGCAACCGACGTGGAAACTACCGATACCTTGCAACGATGCCTTTGCTTATAAAAGCGTCTACTGTGCTCTTCTCGATCGCACTGGGAATACTACGTTGGGGGCCGCATGGATTATTCGCTGCCTACTTCTGTGGGCAGTTGATCGGTGTCATTGGTTCATGTTCCATTATCCGGTCCGACAGGCTTGCCCTAGGATCAATTAAGAGCTGGCTTGCATTGGCTAAGCGGCATTCGCATTTCCCTCTATTCACGCTGCCA from Posidoniimonas polymericola includes the following:
- a CDS encoding glycosyltransferase family 4 protein produces the protein MDFLYRKAFESQFSIESCFARVQEDLSRLGLDNQRVVAPAYSTGFLNRLRILLHAARLSRTRDRILHITGDIYYAAILARAPVSLTIHDLEFINRERGWRRFLLKTIWINAPCARADAITVVSEETKRLLLQTCPKLCPQKVHVIPNSVSDSFKPFPKPAPKETLRILQVGTKPNKNIPLLLQALNGLNCELTIVGPVSEKLRRCVAESDIPTVFKESLSETEMLEVYQDCDLLAFVSLEEGFGMPIVEAQRTLRPVLTSNCSSMPEVAGEGACLVDPRDPASIRAGIERVWKDETYRESLIAKGAANAERFSRGQIADKYLRLFQGLGSQ
- a CDS encoding glycosyltransferase family 4 protein; translated protein: MVGAQVKPNGGYSQSKSIAIVSWHFPVRSETFVLDHALGMAKRGWNVHSVSQGPGSGFSEAELGSIAEAGVSLHHLGEYPQKQYSKALMIASQPRSIVQKFRMERRKTSWTLFELAAATRTMKYLESLNPQVVHCHFGAVAGPLVSAGLSAENLLVTWHGYDSDVIPHKRGTGIYQKLFASPATHTANSRFLSNRLAQLGADRYSIVRVPMGVDLDRFSIRSGPPLDANPLRILSVGRLAEMKGHRFLIEAICDLLDIGVPLRLDIVGDGPLAAELECLIQARGHGDSVALLGSQPHDRVRSEMSKCHLFALTGVCEPTGQVETQGVVFVEAQATGRPVVASNVGGVKEVVEDGRTGILCEPGNIDSIKNALCYFHENRAALERFGSSGRKHVEESLSINQMLESFDALYMDRLRHRHSPNNYRKHVL
- a CDS encoding glycosyltransferase family 1 protein, translating into MTSPQEWGHIKVSKHHYAEELVQAGHSVHFLNPPCDEKLAGGVRCRVLADYGPGRLTVIDWNRRTPIALRYKAMPIYRRLIQHEARRIRQEIDSSLDLLWAFDPNTFPDLSVFKAAHTLFMPVDPLSSDQQVRCGLSADLVVSVTPSILEQFDSPAFEGRKLLVGHGLCREFEAEARRPPSAATAGSPVRAGFFGNLDRPKVFDYGMFSSIVESHPQVEFHFWGPSSLNGEFQKTLADRPNVFPHGCVDKAALASQIRPIDVFLLIYGRNEHLFDRSNAHKILEYLCTGKVIVSSTIEAYEGRLDLLRAPRSGDDTELPLLFAQTVEELDSANSLKLARRRKAYALDHTYRAQLTKIEAALEKIASDAPLSEGATR
- a CDS encoding lipopolysaccharide biosynthesis protein, with the protein product MLSPLRPTCDLLHSVHNCSHQVTPIQIQRYLSNRSARVIGGLAGGQTLAMALPIAAAPALSRLYAPADYGAFGLYTSISAVLATAASLQYHEAILAERNDKRAEHLVYANIAISLPVAALTVAVAALLYVSLPSHSSLAAARTWIWLLPASMLAASVTKSVGAHCNRRGNYRYLATMPLLIKASTVLFSIALGILRWGPHGLFAAYFCGQLIGVIGSCSIIRSDRLALGSIKSWLALAKRHSHFPLFTLPSQFIAQLNQQIPIYALGLAGAVDDLGLFNRARMLVGLPLTVLGSAIGQLYREQGSQAYRSKLDCRDEFKKSLRLLAVFAAPSTATLALIGPDLFSVVLGAEWREAGVIARILAPMLFLRMTTAPLNATLQFSGKQKLAFTLSALSVCALAVGVLPIASTAGHARQIVAAYSATMSLIYLVHLRISWKACVPANVS
- a CDS encoding glycosyltransferase family 4 protein — encoded protein: MELYSNAAQFSPQDLSRIADLERRWLRKASVLFFGSEWAQNIAIEEYGLEKSKTHVLWLGGNVGIPSRDRYAAGQDFLFISLNFGKKGGEIASRALQSVRRRYPKAQLLVVGAPPPPEILALPGIKYCGMLRKTMPNELAEFKRLLGSARALVHPTTMDTMGAVLVEAGYFGCPSIATNRFGIPELVHDGRTGMLVDAPIEVEQVASQMERMLDDEPGYLCMRKAVRSDMTSRLSWDSFGSKMVAAIASLHLPGLPSDKHVLAGDP
- a CDS encoding acyltransferase family protein, coding for MNCAHEPPQNPIQPRRLDVDVARGIGISLVVLGHIGTPYYRGIYLFHMPLFFFLSGLTTSKHKLVDGKSFLMSSLAQTVTYCAYLLLLVVWLASRGELSRQPLVEAAILVCGGELLVSAGAAYWFPTCLVLAKVLFRGYLLAGTSRMRLVVCLATIPTSIVIASALPEFWLPWAANVAPIAFAFILLGDTSRGWLDKASSPLKSAIVLTGAGAIWAAQAGYLETLDMKYASFGPVGSSLIAGAIAALCVFILCGPIARTALAGPLAAVGRRSMLIMYTHQFVQLTIAAYWEVNRLALAMATVLVCCLIHELLAATRISRAVLLADRSAYLTPSKC
- a CDS encoding FkbM family methyltransferase, which gives rise to MKKLFWWAITSSHRHRIRGTARAMRLIKSYIAAEPLVQFTTPHQLKLNLTPRHYIDSEVLRHGDYEFEVTEALVGRLGDRDVFWDVGANIGLHSLYIAIQMPKVRVVAFDPNTDIVSRLRDNAHLNNVAIEIVQSGLWHSHGLLRLNDPNPVNPGMTGLESNADSTTRTQVLVPVLGGDDCIAHLGVPSPTVIKIDAEGAETSVLSGLRNAIDSGSVHTVVFEQREDADEGPRETLRSFGFQIAPIASEKGASHCNYIATRESNGTDIAPSI
- a CDS encoding glycosyltransferase, which gives rise to MTLMAMRVSQLRLLGKSQLPIEVAYEPIGIRVSRLAFGRPKATIYHFHEILFGNGRRHERQAIAALRHADLVTVADSGRADLMLAVEPCIAALKTIRNLPLASAALRSPPIRTEEFSAVYFGSRSHAQNLDRIVSSMDRWPAKVRLHLYGRKNPTFDEELRRIAAERGVLDRLVFEGWVHMQDLIRTVARHHLGFAMLRPLNDNWKFSAGASNKKYQLMAAGVPQIADNGRGTPEVVHNRGVGTCVSPDDEDAIAAAVHAYFNSPIKVETEGRSGRELIMTELNQECEFSSVLSFFEIHGS
- the gmd gene encoding GDP-mannose 4,6-dehydratase translates to MSKKALITGITGQDGSYLAELLLSKGYEVWGTVRRSSSINTDRIDHLYQDPHDNNPKMRLVYADLADASSLNRHLKMIRPDEIYNLGAQSHVKVSFEVPEYTGDVTGLGAIRLLEAMRELELDARFYQASSSELYGKVVETPQKETTPFYPRSPYAAAKAYAFWVTKNYRESYGMFAVNGILFNHESPRRGETFVTRKITRAVGAIVRGEQDCLYLGNLDAKRDWGFAGDYVEGMWRMLQTDTPDDYVLSTNETHSVREFCEIAFTHADLPLTWEGQGDAEKGLGPDGRTLIQVDPRYYRPAEVDLLLGDSTRARTELGWEPKVSFTELVHMMVEADLKK
- a CDS encoding CgeB family protein, whose translation is MSSSMQYFDLFITPKSYELDEYAKLGKQVLYMPLGFCDQIHTPRQVPEASRVDVGFIGSWEPRREHFMTQIVEQGSTAHIWGYGWDHVVDGRWSLRREARLRRLNNGRATTIQINAHLADIITSHEIYGDTYAECLSRSRISLGLLRTTLYPDQHTTRTFEIPACGSMLLAERTDEHKSFFEEGREADFFSSDEEMIDKVRFYSNNPEARDRIARNGRERCLNSGYSYFERLKPALSHLGLI